A single genomic interval of Danio aesculapii chromosome 5, fDanAes4.1, whole genome shotgun sequence harbors:
- the bmp10 gene encoding bone morphogenetic protein 10, which translates to MAGSKNYFWIMFSSATSVLLAFSLLFWGPFCVQSSPISSPERHRTAPGLDDGHGGILDPSLLEQDSEANMQSLMETLKGQFLRTFNLTRPSSPAHQGATRVEPPEYMLELYNRFANDRTAMPSANIVRSFKNEDSSPYSMGPGGVRRHPLLFNVSIPHHERVTTAELRLYTLVQTDRNKYAGVDRKVTIYEVKLLETNSSQQVKRDNIDGGDQESETELVELASRQVYGTDNAWESFDMTAAVHLWRKSDYGTTHKLEVHIASLDSQSVAEGENISNAIEGDMDIDTSPEEKHKPLMIVYSDDQSRDHRGAKRELNELIQHETNRPGLQDNLELEMTGLWGDLGQKDGNEEEEQSEEALLQMRSNLIYDTASRIRRNAKGNQCKKSSLYVDFKDIGWDSWILAPTGYEAFECTGVCTYPLTKDVTPTKHAVIQTLVSLKSPQVVSRACCVPTELDPISLLYLDDAGVVTYQYKFEGMVVAKCGCR; encoded by the exons ATGGCCGGTAGCAAAAATTACTTTTGGATTATGTTTTCATCTGCCACGTCTGTTTTATTGGCCTTTTCCCTGCTTTTCTGGGGGCCTTTCTGTGTGCAAAGTAGCCCCATCAGCTCCCCGGAGAGGCACCGCACTGCTCCAGGTTTGGATGATGGACATGGAGGCATTTTGGATCCTTCACTCTTGGAGCAGGACAGTGAGGCGAACATGCAGAGTTTGATGGAGACCCTGAAGGGACAGTTTCTGCGCACTTTTAATCTGACTCGTCCCAGCTCTCCTGCGCATCAAGGAGCCACTCGTGTAGAGCCACCTGAATATATGTTGGAACTCTACAACCGCTTCGCCAATGACCGAACAGCAATGCCTTCGGCAAACATCGTACGCAGCTTTAAAAATGAAG ACTCCTCCCCATACAGTATGGGACCTGGTGGAGTGAGACGACACCCACTTCTCTTCAACGTGTCAATCCCACACCACGAGAGAGTCACCACAGCTGAACTCCGACTGTACACTCTGGTCCAGACTGACCGCAACAAATATGCTGGTGTTGACCGAAAAGTGACCATATATGAGGTCAAACTGCTTGAAACAAACAGCAGCCAGCAAGTAAAAAGAGACAATATTGATGGAGGAGATCAAGAGAGTGAAACAGAGCTAGTGGAGTTAGCATCTCGACAGGTTTATGGTACAGATAATGCATGGGAATCTTTTGACATGACTGCTGCAGTACACCTTTGGCGGAAATCAGACTATGGGACCACCCACAAGCTGGAGGTCCACATAGCAAGTTTGGACTCTCAGAGTGTGGCCGAAGGTGAAAATATAAGCAATGCCATAGAAGGGGACATGGACATTGACACCAGCCCTGAGGAAAAACACAAACCCTTAATGATCGTGTACTCTGATGACCAGAGCAGAGACCATCGTGGAGCAAAACGAGAGCTGAATGAGCTGATCCAGCACGAGACCAACCGGCCAGGCCTTCAAGACAACCTTGAGCTGGAGATGACTGGCCTTTGGGGTGACCTTGGACAAAAAGATGGCAATGAAGAAGAAGAGCAGAGTGAGGAAGCTCTCCTGCAGATGCGCTCCAACCTCATCTATGACACAGCATCTAGAATCCGACGCAATGCCAAAGGCAACCAGTGTAAAAAGAGCTCCCTCTATGTGGACTTCAAAGACATCGGCTGGGACAGCTGGATCTTGGCGCCGACTGGTTATGAAGCCTTTGAGTGTACAGGGGTCTGCACATACCCTTTAACCAAAGACGTTACACCTACAAAACATGCAGTTATACAAACTTTGGTCAGTCTGAAAAGTCCACAAGTTGTGTCCAGGGCTTGTTGCGTTCCAACTGAACTAGATCCCATCTCCCT